AGCCGGTAGCCGGTAGCCGGTAGCCGGTAGCCGGTAGCCGGTAGCCGGTAGCCGGCCTAAAGCACCAACTCCGCCATCACCCGCACCGTGTCGACGTCCTGGGCGATGACGGCGAGTGTCGTCACCCCCGACTCCCGCCAGACCGCCAGGCCGTCGGCGATCTGTTCACGCGAGCCGATGAGCGCCACCTCGTCGACGAGGGCGTCGGGGACCGCAGCGATCGCCTCACTCCGGCGGGCACCCAGGTAGTGCTCCTGGATCTCGGTGGCGGCTTCCTCGTACCCGTAGCGGCAAGCGAGGTCGAAGTAGAAGTTCTTGCCCTTCGCCCCCATGCCGCCCACGTACAGCGCCAACAGCGGCTTGACCGCCCAGCGCGCCTGGTCGGGATCCTCGGTGAGGATCGCCGGGACGGACGGCACGATGTCGAAACGGTCCGCCTTGCCCGGATCGCCGCTGCGGGCGAACCCGTCCTCCAACGAGCCCCGGAACACCTCGTCGGCGTGCGCCGGGGCATACCAAAAGGGCAGCCAACCGTCGGCGATCTCAGCCGTCAGCGCCACGTTCTTCGGGCCGATCGCCGCCAGGTAGAGCGGGATGTCGTGCGTGGCGTGGAGGGTGAGCCGCAACGGTTTCCCCAGACCGGTGGCGCCAGGACCGTCGTACGGCAGGCGGTAGTGCTCACCGGCGAACACCGACTTCTCCCGGGCGATCAGCGACTGCACGATCGACACGTACTCGCGGGTCTTGACCAGTGGGGATCCGTAGGCCTCGCCGTGCCAGCCTTCCACCACCTGCGGGCCGGAGAGACCCAGTCCGAGGAGGAAGCGCCCGCCGGACATCTCCGACAGGGTCACCGCGGTCATCGCGGTCATCGCCGGCGTCCGGGCGGGGATCTGCATGATCGCCGACCCCAGGCGGATCTGCTCCGTCAGGGCGCCGTACCACGACAGCATCGACACGGCGTCACTCCCGTACGCCTCGGCCACCCACACCGAGTGGTACCCGAGGCGATCGGCCTCGAGCACTAGGTCGAGACGAGGCTCGAGGCGCGCTCCGGCGTAGCCGACGTTGAGACCCAACCGCATCCCCGCAT
The nucleotide sequence above comes from Acidimicrobiia bacterium. Encoded proteins:
- a CDS encoding LLM class F420-dependent oxidoreductase, whose amino-acid sequence is MRLGLNVGYAGARLEPRLDLVLEADRLGYHSVWVAEAYGSDAVSMLSWYGALTEQIRLGSAIMQIPARTPAMTAMTAVTLSEMSGGRFLLGLGLSGPQVVEGWHGEAYGSPLVKTREYVSIVQSLIAREKSVFAGEHYRLPYDGPGATGLGKPLRLTLHATHDIPLYLAAIGPKNVALTAEIADGWLPFWYAPAHADEVFRGSLEDGFARSGDPGKADRFDIVPSVPAILTEDPDQARWAVKPLLALYVGGMGAKGKNFYFDLACRYGYEEAATEIQEHYLGARRSEAIAAVPDALVDEVALIGSREQIADGLAVWRESGVTTLAVIAQDVDTVRVMAELVL